Part of the Henckelia pumila isolate YLH828 chromosome 2, ASM3356847v2, whole genome shotgun sequence genome is shown below.
GCAATGAATGAACCCTAATTCTTGAATCTTGGCCCTtccatttttaaattttaagggCCATGATTTTTTGCTTTCACCACTGATTTATTAATTCACATCCACATATCCCCTCCCCCCTCTCTTCCCTCATACTATATAAAGGGAACATGTACTCTTCATCCCCACACAAATTTCCACTTCACAAATTAAACAAGTATCATATATACTCATTCCAGGCCTTTTCCTGCACCAGGAAAACAAACAAGTTCTTGCAACATATATAGAAATGGCAACAATTGGTTCCGTCTTTCCGGTTAGAAGTTCGAAAGTTCGGTTGATTCGACGTTGTTCGAAGCAAATCAGAGAGCAAAGGGCGAGGCTCTACATTATATGGAGATGTACTGTGTTGCTTATGTGTTGGCATGATTGAAAATCAAGATCCTTGGGAGATAAAATGTGTACTAGGATATCACTTAGTCTTCGTTTTTTTTCCGATTTCTCGTAGATTAATTTAGAGGGGTGTGGTTTCAATCTGTAAATATATAGCTTGACTGCTTGAATCCCGGGTGAAATTTTTGGATGATACATGTTATGTGATATAGAAATGTATGCTTTCTGCACTTTTGCAGATTGACATGCACTTATATGCCATGGTTTTGTGATGATATATGCGTGTATGTGTATATGGTCTTTGCAGTGAAATTTTGAATAGTTTCTTCGTGAAGGATTCAGATATTTTCGAAAGTTAGCAATTAAAGACTGCTGTTGAAACAAAATTTGAAGCGGGTTCTTAATTTCATAGTTAAAGTGAATTGAGgaataaaaatatatggatAAAGATTGGATATTCAAACACAAACTTGTAGAAAAAATTTCCATCTTTGAATCAATATATTGATCTTGTTCCGGTTGTGGCATTCTTTACAAGTACAAATCGACTTAATGGTCGATGTATGGGGGGAAGACATGGAGCTAGCAAATGGCTagttaatttaaaattgaaaatctTATAGAAAAAGTATATAAATTACACCCACAAATCATCAAACACTAAAAGTTACATACATGAAAAAACATGTATACAAAATGCATAGAATCCCCCAACTTCTCAAATCACAATCTTTCAAGTAATCTTACAACTTACAACAAAGTCTCCTCCTTTGTAAAGTTAAAATTAGCACACATGGTACCATGCACCAAAACAGAACCACTAAATCCCACCCTTTTAGATCCAACATCAAATAGCAACAAGTTGTCCTCCATTTGATGCCCACCGATCACGACCGGCGGCGACTTCGGGTGGTTCCCGCCGTCCAAGAACCCCAAGCACCACGCGTCGACTCCGCCCTTAAAGATCCTGACCATCGAATTCGACCCGAAAATCCTCCACGCCGCACCCTCATTCTGCATCACAAGATCGACGGTGGGAACCGCCGGCCCCGCCGGCGTATCCGCAACATCGTCAGCATCGTAGCAGACGCCAAACGGTTTCACGGGTTCAATTGATTTGAGGTTGGCCGCAGCAGATTCTTTCACAAAAGCCTCTGCCAAAGCTTTGAATATCTCTGACCGTAAAGTGGTGTACGGAGTCATTGTGCTGATCTTGGCCGGAAGGACACCCTTGTGCTGAGTCAACCGTACGACTTTTCCGTTGACTTTTATCGAAGTCAAACCTACGAAATACTCGTCGGAGAGCTGTGGAGACAAGAGTGGCGTGTAGGTGAGGCGGTTCGAAAGGTCGATTTCCGGGTAAAAGTAGTACGGCCCGGGCGAACCGAAGAAACCCACGCCCGGAGCCGCCGGCGAACCGGACAAACAGAGCGCGAACAGCAACTTCTCGTGGAAAGATTTGCTCACCTGCGCCGGAACCGACAGCTTAGACCGGCCGAACCCGGCCGAACCGGACGCACCTTTGACATGGGCTCTGCGAAAAGGCCCTTTCGTGCACGAGAAGATGAAATCGTGGATCGTACCCAACGGGCCCGGGTTACGCCCGTTTGTGACGGGCAAAGACATCGAATCCATCAAAGCTTCACCCATCACGGTCGATTTCCGGGCGCCTGAATTTGTGAAACGGAGGGCACACGAGTTGTTGGAACAACCCGGACCCGCCAACCCGGAGCAAACGGAGCACGAGTGTGGACCCAGCGAACTGCAGAGAGAGGAACCGCAGGGGATGGAGTGGTAAGTGGAGGAGGCGTAGTTTCTTGAACAGTCGATGAGAGTGAAGGTGGCACCGAGGTCCAGAAGCAAATTCACCGGTCTAGGAGGGGTTCTTAAGTAAACCGGCAGCGTATACTTCTGCGTGGCAGAGTCTTTTGTAATGGGTACCAAGAAAGCTTGAAACGAGGCTCGGAAAAGAGAGGAGATTACGAGGATGAAGAAAAAAGAAGCAATTTTGAgagacatatttttttttttataatctgAACAAGTCCGTGTGCAAATATTGCAGCATGTAAACAAGAAGGTGAGGATGCATAAAAACAATGAAGATTGCAATTTGTTGACACGTAAATCAGCAATCGTCACATGAATTTGAAATGCTGGAGAATTGGGTGTCTGGTTTATCGCAAAGTGACATCAGAAAGAAGATTGTTAAGAGGACAAATTAATGCATGAGTTTTGATGTTCATCTTCATTTCGTCCAAATACTTGATATCATCATGTTTGATTTTCATCACATATTTTCGATTCCTTGTGCCATTATAAGTTTtagataaatatgaattaataggattatgttatatatatattgcctCTATCCGAAtacattaataaaaaaatactcttcgttaaaataattttataatttcgaaATCAATCGCTAACCGTGTATATACACCATCATTTTCCATAATACAATGAAAGTTCATTGAAGTTATTCTCTCATGTAATCGAGCCGAGTCGAACTTTCGAAAGTTTGGGTGTGATTCGTTTATAATCCAGTCGAACTCGAGCTTTATTTAACGTATATATTCGTGGCTCACGAGCTTTTATCGAGTTCAAACAAACTTAATAAatctttattatattttttttattttattaaagttgagGGGTTGGTATGTTGGTATGACTAACCcctctatttttatttaattactaaaatgtcattttatttttgtccaATGATATATAACTACTAATTTAAGAAAATACAActtctataaaattaatttattcatatacaataaaacattttaaaaattattttctacttttattttttattttttgcaaaaaacGGACGGCATAAGCACGCAACGCGTGCACACGAGTACTAGTTATAATAGTCGAGCATATGATAGAAACTGTCTTGGTATGACAATGACACCAGATTATGTTTATCCATTTTTGCCCCATATATTATGTTCATTGTAGAATTATTTTTGTGGTTCTATTGGTAATATTATTCCAATACTAATGTTCTTCACTTTCTCACTCCACGTCTCAAAAGAATGGCTTCAATTTCAAACTCTTCACCCCTTCTCTCCTCACCACCCACATTCTAGAAGAAACTCATTCGTTTCAAAATCTCAATATGTAATTTTTACTAATTTTCATCCCGTGGTATATGTATTTGATATTTATGTATTAGAAATTATAATGTATTAGATATttctaaatttgtaatttttatcTTGTGTTTTACACACACAACACGTGTGCCACGACTAgtgtaaattataaatttagacatcattaaatttatttaaaaaaactacatttgatattaagataaaaatataatatttttattaaaatttgtacttTTATTATAATGatagatttttatatatttgtcaTAACTCATAAGTAATAGTGAAAacatataaatcaaatatcaaaactagTATTTTTTCATCTAAGAGCTGAATTAACGAGtttattgataagtgcattttgtatgcattagtttgtgatatttttatatctattttgtgtgcattcatattatttttatgtaattttatgtgttttagtgcatgcttgtgtatttcactcatcgggttaattttgtaggaaaatgaattgttaaagagtgaattacggagcagctttgttcaaaaaatcaaatttaattttggagagattgaaatccgatctccaccgttcaaaatgaaTTTCAAGATAATTTGAAGCTGCTGGAcaaattttagctcgatccgacggctagaactgaagatatgaatttttcaagaaaactgcgcgcaGGCAAGGatgtatgcacggaccccgtgccttggtccggataagggtccgtgcaACTTCGTAAAAAAATCGGCGTTTCcagtttaatgcacggacctagacacggacccttatccagggaccgtgcatgtcgcagaatcagaaaaaatagaatttcgGGAATTAAAACTTTCAACTTTCCGAGctttatttcttgggctttcaaagacatataaatagaagattgtCAGACGTGAAAGGGTGGGAATCGCATAAGAGAGACGGCGGctaggaggcttggagattgaagacgctccattcgagttttttttttcttttcttctttagattattaaacttttgtttgaactatattttcgtttattgattagtttttcttcaaccaagaccgcgagattgggccagacagttttatgttgaatatttggatgtttatttaggatttttggatttttgttaatattattgattgttggatttaaattatgtcttgtgaataacctgatcaactatttacttgcttgttaattgattccaagtcgacagaggaggaattgatttcgatcactccaataattgacatatggttaaaccgactagaaatagtattcggtttcagtatgcggctttaggtgaaaactgaattatcacaaatattgaatgcattcatgtttgattagaattatgaaaattaatccgtcataacttgaataggtttaacataTTCTAGAAATATACTGTTaaacaagataggataattcgtcgtgatttaagattaaatctggatcctggATTTGCCAtttgtttgcatgatttgtttggtacctgcgtgtgtcttggttgtctctatttaattgaatttattattcttctagtttaattcttattttattttagtaattaaattttagttaattcGTAGcacttgttttatttatttgtctagattaagtaaaataattaattcttgagaattgacaacagtccctatgggatcgatacttggactctctgtccactttactattacttgacctagtacacttgctagttgataccgaattaagcggtcaagtttttggcgccgttgccggggactgtttagttaatgttaggatagattatttgcttgacactagacattttttttcttgcattattttttatttttaattattaattaatttttttccttacttgtgaggtacttggagatggatcatcgacaggtgttcacaaggtttggccaacaatactcagagcccttctatgctgcttgggggagattcaatgatttggctaacaggtttagatgtcatgatttttcgaactacactctagttcaaattttttatggtggtttggatgagctaACAAGACGTTGGTGGTCCGCTTGGTACGTATGATGAGATTAATAATGTTATGATAATGATATGGATAATAATGTCTTGGATGAGAATATTTAATACTAGTTTAAATAGATGTAGGTGTTTGGTTCATGTGTTTGTAACTCGGATAAAGATTGTTTAAAATTACAATATTCCATGTTTACCCCTTCACCAACTTCAATTTACAACTCTCAATCCATTTCCAGAGAGAGGATGATACCTCTCTCCTTTTCAAAGAACGCCGAATCTTGGATACTTTCTCCGGTACGAATCTTGACGATACTAAAAGCTTCTTCGAACTTCGTTTTCAGCTTCCTTCATTTTTCTACAACCTTTGTGGAAtacattttcaaaattaaaacctGCGTCTGACATCTTTTTCGATTTTCAACAAAAATTTAAACTCCCACGAAATCGCAATACTCAGCGGCTCAAATGGTTCAAATTTCAGAGCACAAATAGCGTGTAGATCCGAGACATAAGAAAAGATTGTCACAAATAAACTATTTTGTAAAATGGGCAACACAATAATTTCACGAATATGGTTATCAAGATCTCACTGTTCAGTAGTCGGATTTCATAGAAAACAGCGGCGACATCGATTTCTTCACTACAAGCGCCCATTCTCACATTCACAATCGACGACAAAGGAGAACAAAAGATAAGTAGGGTGAAGGGTAGTTTAGGTAAAGAAATGCCAATCCCAATTACTGTTCAAATCAGGATCACTATACATGCTTTTTCGAGAAGATTTATTTCCCACGTTTTCTGGGTTGAACAGTAGGTTAATAACGGGCTTACGGTTATCAAGAGAATCCCAAACACCGAGTCAAACGTGTGACTGTTGCGCTTAATCACACCCAATCCCTCCAACCAAACGCAGCATGgatagattatggagctttagccactggcagtcacttgttcagcagagatgaaaatagtgcgatgcacttgttaaatgatatggcagatttcgactaccattggcattatGATCCTTCACtacagggttggagtcaccaatatcctccagatatcgatTCTAAAAATTTTTCGAACCAACCACCTGAGTgtcaagaagagtgtgtagggtattttgaggatcatgtggctcagttggagaatcttttgcggcaacagacagagaaaaatcaattcttagaaagccgtatcaagtcttggggtcttttggatgaacagattgcgcttcttagagaaccaaatttgaagatctgccaagagagtgaagtaactgagccagcgcatgaagaaataatttttgaggaattttcttgtgaagaagagccaatagtggacttggaggaggaagaaacatacaaggctatatattttacctcgtcaatgatcgttccatgtacaccgttagaagattttttcttgccattgacgccacctccaacatattccatcctctatgagcttcagcctagattcggagtctccttccaaaagaaaaatttcagaccaagtgttgttggaccgaagagcttacaaagtatatatcacgccaagcttgagggcgaaggaaatcaagacccatatgtagagtcgtatgattcttactatgggcggcagccgctctttgatggtggcttctgcatagtcggactatagactataattttagcgctgactgggaggcaacccagtgttctcttttcattattattattattttttgtttttgtttttttttctttttattatcttttgctaATCTTATGCCTTACCTGTCGCCTTTATATGTGCAGTATATTGCCCCGCCACCAGAAGTTGATGTTGGACTTTTACAAAGGAAGATGAAGAGGACGAATAcgaaaccaggggagtgttatttttgttttcattatgtgtttgttgcattctgttcattgttctgaagcattgagggcaatgctttagataagtatggggggtagactagtatattgcattgtttgttatgtttgtttgcatttagtttgtttttgttgttgtttgcattgttatgagtaggatgagtcataatagccaatgatgatgaagtttatttgaaaaaattggatttttgaaaaaatttgctcttgacttgacatgagaaactgtaggttgaaccgtgaatatttataagcactaatgttagaccagtgaattgtaacaaaagatttgatgaagtttttgtctgtttgaccattgcacgacaataggtgatttgtggatcttgattgtgttttatgaattttgatgagactctagtttacacttatgatcttgggcgcacctagaactgaagatatgaatttttcaagaaaactgcgtGCAGGCAAGGATGTATGCACAGACCCCGTGCCTTGGTCCTGATAAGGGTCCGTGCATCTTCGTAAAAAAATTGGCGTTCCcagtttaatgcacggacctagacacggacccttatccagggtccgttcatgtcgcagaatcagaaaaaatagaatttcgggaattaaaactttcaaattttcgggctttatttcttgggctttcaaagacatataaatagaagattgtCAGACGTGAAAGGGTGGGAATCGCATAAGAGAGACGGGGGctaggaggcttggagattgaagaacgctccattcgagttttttttcttttcttctttagattattaaacttttgtttgaactatattttcatttattgattagtttttcttcaaccaagaccgcgagattgggccagacagttttatgttgaatatttggatgtttatttaggatttttggattttttttaatattattgattgttggatttaaattatgtcttgtgaataacttgatcaactatttacttgcttgttaattgattccaattcgatagaggaggaattgatttcgatcactccaataattgacatatggttaaaccgactataaatagtattcggtttcagtatgcggctttaggtaaaaactgaattatcacaaatattgaatgcattcatgtttgattagaattatgaaaattaatccgtcataacttgaataggtttaacatgttttagaaatagactgttaaacaagataggataattcgtcgtgatttaagattaaatctggatcctggatttgccacttgtttgcatgatttatttggtacctgcgtgtgtcttggttgtctctatttaattgaatttattcttcttctagtttaattcttattttattttagtaattaaattttagttaatttgtagcacttgttttatttatttgtctagattaagtaaaataattaattcttgagaattgacaacagtatctgtgggatcgatacttggactctctgtccactttactattacttgacctagtacacttgctagttgataccgaattaagcggtcatcTATCAACGAACATGTTTTCGAGCTAGTGAGCTGATTATCGTAAATCTCGAGATTGATTCATTTATCTTAATGAGCTTATTTAAACGAACTCAAACGAACTTTATAAAATCGAGCTTCAAATAAATTACTTGGTTAATTTACATCTATGCTCTTTGGTTGGATAAGTAGCCGTTGAGCTTCTAGTTAAGGCCTGTAAATAAACAGCCCAAATCATTTACTAAAGGCCCAAGCCCAAGTGTGTCACCGTCTCACTCAGAAACGACTGGACATTTTAACATTGCCCTAAAACAATACCGTTCGGCGCTGAATTTTGCTACTTGCTCGAAACCCTAGCTCTGTAAAATCTTCCGGTTGCGACAATGAAGCTTGTCAGGTATGTTCTTGTCCCAGACACTTTTACTGCTGTATTATACCAGTTTATCGTGCTCAAAATGTGtataaattttgtgaaattgaCCAGGTTTTTGATGAAATTGAACAATGAGACTGTGTCGATTGAGCTGAAGAACGGCACCGTTGTTCATG
Proteins encoded:
- the LOC140884168 gene encoding probable aspartic proteinase GIP1, with amino-acid sequence MSLKIASFFFILVISSLFRASFQAFLVPITKDSATQKYTLPVYLRTPPRPVNLLLDLGATFTLIDCSRNYASSTYHSIPCGSSLCSSLGPHSCSVCSGLAGPGCSNNSCALRFTNSGARKSTVMGEALMDSMSLPVTNGRNPGPLGTIHDFIFSCTKGPFRRAHVKGASGSAGFGRSKLSVPAQVSKSFHEKLLFALCLSGSPAAPGVGFFGSPGPYYFYPEIDLSNRLTYTPLLSPQLSDEYFVGLTSIKVNGKVVRLTQHKGVLPAKISTMTPYTTLRSEIFKALAEAFVKESAAANLKSIEPVKPFGVCYDADDVADTPAGPAVPTVDLVMQNEGAAWRIFGSNSMVRIFKGGVDAWCLGFLDGGNHPKSPPVVIGGHQMEDNLLLFDVGSKRVGFSGSVLVHGTMCANFNFTKEETLL
- the LOC140885183 gene encoding small polypeptide DEVIL 14-like — translated: MATIGSVFPVRSSKVRLIRRCSKQIREQRARLYIIWRCTVLLMCWHD